A single window of Nasonia vitripennis strain AsymCx chromosome 4, Nvit_psr_1.1, whole genome shotgun sequence DNA harbors:
- the LOC100116543 gene encoding cysteine-rich protein 2-binding protein produces the protein MESNRCKICFGETNPFNDPALLCQGECQCKIHIKCLRRGALPSNLIGDVFYDLRCTECSDSNDELLIRQKLSWLTTVILTLYNLREKSNGISRRGYFHWKSDISTFINNNWDYLFHKTVKKKKNWIGTISGTLSHYSGVFFQSGTFELGDQGWWKLIATDPPEVLVEKYYKVLEMKKQQQGKLKAKSVSSSPRSESRISNEDEYSNGAESFKPKETKPPVPAKPTYVEPINHSLPSSEVSDSIPSPCDDFADILDLDIEIPSFEFDFPSFNLAADTIAEELPFQTCNDLPGVFVSDCFQSETSMAEEPVEDIEVTDTPIVENLQQNGEISKMEYSNEPDEQNENNDNDKTYDLPPPVPSSLVESIHRPWPWDESIKLNPDDVRPLMSEREEEYLLQKIEQYKHLLDRAPPSVKRLYRKLAVRKLKRQYGLPILNIDTFGKDLEFKALLQAKKKGNMVLDRFISEDVSIFFEQRLQGHCDPTSVHSPYTNRLLKPFIRRDTSSKPLWLRVTNELLAKVNKKNPEWTPQTNAPIDYSYIRPQHIPAINSLCSQFFWPGVDLTECLQYPDFTCVVLYKKVVIGFAIMVPDVGYNEAYISFFLVRPEWQKAGIGTFMLYHLIQTCMGKDITLHVSATNPALILYQKFGFKQEEFVQDFYDKYILPSSKESKHALFLRLSR, from the exons ATGGAATCTAATCGCTGTAAAATATGTTTTGGGGAAACAAACCCTTTCAACGATCCAGCTCTACTGTGTCAAGGAGAATGTCAATgtaaaatacatataaaatgCTTGAGGCGAGGTGCACTCCCAAGTAATCTTATTGGAGACGTGTTTTACGACTTACGTTGTACGGAATGTTCAGACAGCAATGATGAACTTCTTATTAGACAAAAGTTGTCATGGCTCACAACTGTGATTCTAACTTTGTACAATTTACGAGAAAAATCTAATGGTATAAGCAGAAGAGGATATTTTCATTGGAAGTCTGATATAAGTACATTCATTAACAACAATTGGGATTATCTTTTTCACAAAACAGT gaaaaaaaagaaaaactggaTTGGTACCATATCGGGAACCTTATCTCACTATAGTGGGGTATTTTTCCAATCGGGAACATTCGAGCTTGGAGACCAAGGATGGTGGAAATTAATTGCCACTGATCCTCCTGAAGTATTAgttgaaaaat ACTACAAAGTATTAGAAATGAAGAAACAGCAACAAGGAAAGCTAAAAGCAAAATCTGTCAGTAGTAGTCCAAGATCAGAATCGCGTATTTCTAATGAAGATGAATACAGTAATGGAGCAGAAAGTTTCAAACCTAAAGAAACAAAGCCTCCGGTTCCTGCCAAACCAACATACGTTGAGCCTATAAATCATAGTCTTCCAAGTAGTGAAGTGTCTGACAGTATTCCCTCTCCGTGTGATGATTTTGCTG ATATTCTAGATTTAGACATAGAAATTCCAAGCTTTGAATTTGATTTTCCATCTTTCAATCTTGCCGCTGACACAATTGCAGAAGAACTACCATTTCAAACATGCAATGATTTGCCAGGCGTTTTTGTGTCCGATTGTTTTCAAAGTGAAACAAGTATGGCAGAAGAACCTGTTGAAGACATTGAAGTGACTGATACACCGATTGTAGAAAATTTACAACAAAACGGCGAAATATCAAAAATGGAATATAGCAATGAACCAGATGagcaaaatgaaaataatgataatgataaaACTTATGATCTTCCACCACCAGTACCTTCTTCTCTTGTTGAGTCCATTCACAGGCCATGGCCATGGGATGAGTCTATTAAACTGAATCCAG ATGATGTGAGACCCCTGATGAGTGAACGAGAAGAAGAATATTTACTGCAAAAAATTGAACAGTACAAGCATTTGTTAGACCGTGCTCCACCAAGTGTAAAAAGACTTTACAGGAAACTTGCTGTACGAAAGCTTAAAAGACAGTATGGTCTACCAATTCTCAATATTGATACATTTGGAAAAGATTTAGAATTCAAAGCTTTACTACAAGCAAAAAAGAAAGGCAACATGGTTTTAGATCGTTTTATATCGGAAGACGTAAGCATTTTCTTTGAACAACGGCTGCAAGGACATTGTGATCCAACATCTGTACATAGCCCATATACAAACAGACTTTTAAAACCATTTATCAGAAGAGATACCAGCAGTAAACCACTGTGGCTAAGAGTTACCAATGAACTTCTAGCCAaagtaaataagaaaaatcctGAATGGACTCCTCAAACAAATGCACCCATTGATTACTCTTATATTAGGCCTCAGCACATTCCAGCAATAAACAGTCTTTGCTCTCAGTTCTTCTGGCCAGGAGTAGACT TGACAGAGTGCTTGCAATACCCTGACTTCACGTGCGTTGTTCTTTACAAAAAAGTGGTTATTGGTTTTGCAATAATGGTTCCAGATGTGGGATACAACGAGGCAtacatttcatttttcttaGTACGGCCAGAGTGGCAGAAAGCTGGAATTGGAACTTTTATGCTTTACCATCTCATTCAAACGTGCATGGGTAAAGATATTACTTTACATGTGTCTGCAACAAACCCTGCTTTGATCTTGTATCAGAAGTTTGGATTCAAGCAAGAGGAGTTTGTTCAAGACTTCTATGACAAATACATACTACCATCTTCAAAAGAAAGTAAACACGCTCTATTTTTAAGGCTGAGCAGATGA
- the LOC100679552 gene encoding dnaJ protein homolog 1 — protein sequence MGKDYYKILGIAKGASDDEIKKAYRKLALKYHPDKNRAAGAEEKFKEIAEAYEVLSDTKKREVYDKFGEEGLKGGAGGGGGGGGGSGVGGTTYTFHGDPRATFAQFFGTASPFQTFFEFGGPGGGGGGNRMFFHDDDMETDDPFGLGQGMRQGGGGPGGAFRSHSFNFAGPTGRVAGKERAQDPAIEHDLYVSLEDILRGCTKKMKISRRVVQPDGSTKKEDKVLTINVKPGWKAGTKITFQKEGDQGRGKVPADIVFIIRDKPHPQFKREGSDIRYTCKLSLKQALCGTVIEVPTLVGEKISLNLTREIVKPTTVKRIQGHGLPFPKEPSRKGDLLVSFDIKFPETLTQSAKDILYDTLPN from the coding sequence ATGGGAAAAGACTATTACAAGATCCTTGGCATAGCCAAGGGTGCAAGCGACGACGAGATAAAAAAGGCCTACCGCAAGCTGGCCCTCAAATACCATCCAGACAAGAACCGAGCGGCCGGAGCCGAGGAGAAGTTTAAGGAGATCGCCGAGGCCTACGAGGTTCTGTCGGACACGAAGAAACGCGAGGTCTACGATAAGTTCGGCGAGGAAGGCCTCAAGGGCGGAGCCGGTGGCGGTGGTGGCGGTGGTGGCGGCAGCGGTGTTGGCGGCACCACCTACACCTTCCACGGAGATCCACGTGCCACCTTCGCCCAGTTCTTCGGCACAGCATCGCCATTCCAAACGTTCTTCGAGTTCGGAGGCCCAGGTGGCGGTGGCGGTGGTAACCGCATGTTCTTCCACGACGACGACATGGAGACCGACGATCCGTTCGGTCTTGGTCAGGGTATGAGACAGGGAGGAGGCGGTCCCGGCGGTGCTTTCCGCTCGCACTCGTTCAACTTCGCAGGGCCCACAGGTCGAGTGGCCGGCAAGGAGCGAGCCCAGGACCCGGCTATCGAGCACGACCTCTACGTCAGTCTCGAGGACATCCTGAGAGGCTGCACCAAAAAGATGAAGATCTCGAGGAGGGTCGTGCAGCCTGATGGCTCGACCAAGAAAGAGGACAAGGTGCTCACGATCAACGTCAAGCCCGGTTGGAAAGCTGGCACGAAGATCACCTTCCAGAAGGAGGGCGACCAGGGCCGAGGAAAAGTGCCCGCCGACATTGTCTTCATCATCAGGGACAAACCGCATCCTCAGTTCAAGAGAGAGGGTAGTGACATCAGGTACACGTGCAAACTCAGTTTGAAGCAGGCACTGTGCGGCACGGTGATCGAGGTACCAACACTCGTCGGCGAGAAGATCTCGCTTAATCTGACGAGGGAGATCGTCAAGCCCACCACAGTGAAGAGGATTCAGGGCCACGGTTTGCCATTCCCCAAGGAGCCGTCGAGGAAGGGAGACCTACTCGTGTCCTTCGACATCAAGTTCCCGGAGACGCTAACGCAAAGCGCCAAGGACATTCTCTACGATACGCTGCCGAATTGA
- the LOC100679589 gene encoding A disintegrin and metalloproteinase with thrombospondin motifs adt-2, with the protein MNCVALLVALLVFQFAKPVRSNDEELEVVLLPIQWSSGNATVPLSFRAFGEQVDLLLERNENLLTANFEVWKRGSDDVLERKNRLENRSSCHYVYESSLSSAAVSLCDTGTVHGFVFLENDSLEITPLRNEDEDLFRKHRIQVRSSSYGEPHVIKRRRVSSHDLERVFGTERYRASPRRRKSSEPSSEEKSVSPLTIELAVFFDATAHRLFHPHLSRDDDKLLDMLLAYINNIQALYYHPSLGQRIDLALVRLELMERQPKDLAHLDGERGQLLDTFCAYAKKLNPAGDDDPGHWDMALYVSGMDFYAMEDGKKNPITMGLAPVGGVCWDEYACVIAEFGVTNRFGKPYPSAGFTSVYIAAHEIAHNLGMHHDSTGNSCPKDGYIMSPSRGVQGETHWSSCSREVANALATSKPCLLDRPRLDYRLQSNRHLDHSGRFSELPGRHWSAKRQCELLLRDRKAQVDSLKDCCKALRCRTPNKEGFYFAGPALDGTSCEKGKECRAGDCLPVEDKWEALPPLTTPSPGPSGWSDWREGVCESGCIRGSLGYQERRRTCLGESSCPGANVDVILCKDAHICDRGSRKRLSVLEFAGQRCLEFAEKLEEIDGVAGGLQAGHEELRPWMACAVFCKRSDIASYYTPRLELNDLGMDPYLPDGTWCHKDEAGVDYFCRRHHCLPENFRFGKGLTADEKEEEDLLGPMNARPKLRPEVVRYLSLDLNGKPLLRNFEPRAEEEEEEEDDDAWLDTKDYVELPDEFLARFM; encoded by the exons ATGAATTGCGTTGCTCTGCTCGTCGCTCTGTTAGTTTTTCAGTTCGCAAAACCAGTCCGAAGTAACGACGAGGAATTGGAAGTCGTTCTTTTGCCGATACAATGGAGCAGCGGCAACGCCACG GTACCGCTGAGTTTCCGAGCTTTTGGAGAACAGGTAGATTTGTTGCTGGAGAGAAACGAAAATTTGCTAACGGCCAACTTCGAAGTTTGGAAACGTGGGTCGGACGATGTcctcgagagaaaaaatcgcCTGGAAAACCGTTCCTCGTGTCATTACGTTTACGAGAGTTCGCTCAGCAGTGCAGCCGTTAGTTTGTGCGATACCGGAACAGTG CACGGCTTCGTCTTCCTCGAGAACGACAGTCTCGAAATAACGCCGCTGAGAAACGAAGACGAGGACCTCTTCCGGAAGCACCGAATCCAGGTAAGATCGTCGTCCTACGGCGAGCCCCACGTGATAAAAAGACGCCGCGTCTCATCTCACGACCTCGAGCGAGTCTTCGGCACCGAAAGATACAGAGCGTCGCCTCGTCGCCGAAAGAGCTCCGAACCATCCAGCGAGGAGAAATCAGTCTCGCCCCTCACCATCGAATTAG CGGTATTCTTCGACGCGACGGCCCACCGTCTCTTCCACCCGCACCTGtctcgcgacgacgacaagCTCCTGGACATGCTTCTCGCCTACATAAACAACATCCAGGCGCTTTACTACCACCCCAGTCTAGGCCAGCGGATCGACCTGGCCCTGGTTCGACTGGAGCTCATGGAGCGTCAGCCCAAGGATCTGGCCCACCTGGATGGAGAACGGGGCCAGCTCCTGGACACGTTTTGCGCCTACGCGAAGAAGCTGAATCCAGCCGGCGACGACGATCCCGGGCACTGGGACATGGCTCTGTACGTCTCGGGCATGGACTTCTACGCTATGGAGGACGGCAAGAAGAACCCCATAACCATGGGACTGGCACCTGTCGGGGGCGTTTGCTGGGACGAGTACGCTTGCGTCATCGCCGAGTTCGGGGTGACCAACCGCTTCGGGAAACCCTATCCCTCGGCTGGCTTCACCTCGGTCTACATCGCTGCTCACGAAATCGCCCACAA CCTGGGTATGCACCACGACTCGACGGGCAACTCCTGTCCTAAGGACGGCTACATCATGTCACCGAGCCGTGGCGTCCAAGGCGAGACCCACTGGTCGTCCTGCAGCCGCGAGGTGGCCAACGCTCTGGCCACCAGTAAACCCTGTCTGCTGGACCGACCGAGGCTGGACTACCGTCTCCAGTCAAATCGGCACCTGGACCACAGCGGTCGATTCTCCGAGCTGCCCGGAAGACACTGGTCCGCCAAACGTCAGTGCGAGCTGTTGCTTCGAGATAGAAAGGCCCAGGTGGACAGTTTGAAGGACTGCTGCAAGGCCTTGAGGTGCAGGACGCCGAACAAGGAGGGATTCTACTTTGCTGGACCGGCGCTGGACGGTACCAGCTGCGAGAAGGGCAAGGAGTGCAGGGCTGGCGATTGTTTGCCTGTAGAGGATAAGTG GGAAGCCCTTCCACCGCTGACAACCCCATCACCAGGACCATCCGGTTGGAGCGACTGGCGAGAGGGTGTCTGCGAGAGCGGCTGCATCCGGGGCTCTCTCGGTTACCAGGAGCGTCGTCGCACCTGCCTCGGCGAGTCCAGCTGTCCTGGAGCCAACGTCGACGTGATCCTCTGCAAGGACGCGCACATCTGCGATCGAGGTTCGCGCAAGCGACTCAGCGTTCTGGAGTTCGCGGGTCAACGCTGCCTCGAATTCGCCGAGAAGCTCGAGGAGATAGACGGAGTCGCGGGTGGCCTGCAAGCAGGTCACGAGGAGCTCAGACCTTGGATGGCCTGCGCCGTGTTTTGCAAGCGGAGCGACATCGCATCCTACTATACTCCGAGGTTGGAGCTCAACGATCTGGGAATGGACCCTTATCTCCCTGATGGTACCTGGTGCCACAAGGACGAGGCGGGGGTCGACTACTTCTGCAGGAGGCACCACTGTCTGCCCGAGAATTTCAG ATTCGGAAAGGGCTTAACGGCCGacgagaaagaggaagaggacTTACTGGGGCCGATGAACGCGAGACCGAAGCTCCGGCCGGAGGTCGTCCGGTACTTGAGTCTCGATTTGAATGGGAAACCACTGCTCAGGAACTTCGAGCCTCgtgcagaagaagaagaagaagaagaagacgacgatGCTTGGCTCGATACGAAGGACTACGTCGAGCTGCCCGACGAGTTTCTCGCCAGGTTCATGTGA
- the LOC100116509 gene encoding cilia- and flagella-associated protein 57, which produces MSKLQTRVFYGLRTDVAGNAHFVTDDEVLYLVGNALSVHNFSQRRQRLIRLPDKHKINSMTITPNKKFAALCETGEKPLISIYDLHTLKRKKLLGIPYDASGVTSFSCLAFTFDSKYLAVVTNENQTMLFYNWEKGKLESSMELGNLQNPNTKVNLISCNPGDTGIIALGGKFAFKFLTVSETMWRPYGFSKAENLIITSLAWLNTDRLLAGTSDGRILFLENGDLKNIFKMTEVTLINLKIREEVAVANPVSQTSLNESREHRQEILCLNVFSRGFAFALGYGTIAVFEKDGQHKYTKRNVYAIPAQVSREESDHLYHVNTISSNPSSDKLIITTGWSQLFCATLWGPDLKVDPEPQMVDVIGHHLHHGPIGGLSICTWKSHLVTFGELDRSVRMWDYETESLIMVKQYLEDISCIVLHPTGLFCLIGFSDKLRFMSILFDDFLTMKEFSIRNCKIAAFSYGGQMFAAVNGNIIQVYATIDFNTRFLLKGHTEIIRGITWSQDDARLVSIGSEGAVYEWDMNTGLRSAEVVLKGMTLNGIVLSADGVTAYCISSDNRIHEIKENTVIRAYNMPGIQPSSIVMGKDDSLMFLTYPGGFVASLKYPLTDPVEFNEYHIHCSNISQMVLTYDEQVLITTGVDGTLCFWKVSYVDGKTSALRRDLLYSDQILISRNDLGDKVHAIRDLNTRIKELETEHVYKMRQTTLQHNDKLREIHQSYCEAIEELRDKIDKLEEDHTNEINTINVEIARTKAAHEEAMRQMEIGYDSKLIVEYDKYQAFEERNNAMREDYEQRLTDLAKASKAELEETIGKYEARLREKDLQLKEAHEEMAQEVRIHEIIKAQIEDDADREIVELRTNYEAALCEERALVLKLKGEAGVLRNKHAMSQKDAEDLKWQLNSLRDEYTQLKGRKEELEKDVVDLKSELQDRDSTILDKEKTIDELGLANQELEKFKFVLNHRITELQAQIEPRDKQINELKDKIADMELELLGLNKTNQNLELKLYELREKLSAAKREIQIETQRRKRCQQVSRKIRIELLDTAALIQEPNALKSAIIKLYHRYSDSEEFLRNHKADLDAQCEFMKQRDHLEKTISLLKKQIAQNNSGYLDVQLDKILEENITLLTELNALREELKAAQRHIADMESLLGLKGRDTGPMEARAKLAKACHGNEELEQNYKEQIQECQRIINVLKEDIDRLISRLTEKSTKKPEQ; this is translated from the exons ATGTCTAAATTGCAAACGCGAGTTTTTTACGGGTTGCGGACTGATGTGGCCGGTAATGCGCACTTCGTCACCGACGATGAAGTCCTCTACCTCGTCGGAAATGCCCTATCGGTGCATAATTTTTCTCAACGACGACAGAGGCTGATCCGGCTTCCAGACAAGCACAAAATCAACTCCATGACAATTACCCCTAACAA GAAATTCGCCGCTCTGTGTGAAACAGGAGAGAAACCGTTGATATCGATTTATGATCTGCACACATtgaagcgaaaaaaattactcGGAATTCCGTACGACGCTTCAGGTGTCACAAGCTTTTCATGCCTAGCTTTTACTTTCGACAGCAAGTACTTGGCAGTGGTCACCAATGAGAATCAAACGATGCTGTTCTACAATTGGGAGAAGGGTAAACTCGAGTCAAGCATGGAGTTGGGCAACTTGCAAAATCCGAACACGAAAGTCAATCTTATATCCTGCAATCCCGGTGACACTGGGATAATCGCCTTAGGCGGCAAATTCGCTTTTAAATTTCTCACAGTCTCAGAAACCATGTGGCGTCCATACGGTTTTTCGAAAGCTGAGAACTTGATCATCACTTCACTCGCCTGGCTCAACACGGACAGATTGCTGGCGGGTACGTCGGACGGTAGAATTCTGTTTTTGGAAAACGGAgacttgaaaaatattttcaaaatgacCGAAGTTACGCtcataaatttgaaaattcgagaAGAGGTCGCAGTCGCGAATCCAGTCTCCCAAACGAGTCTGAATGAATCCAGAGAACATCGGCAAGAGATACTGTGTCTCAATGTTTTTAGTAGAGGCTTCGCTTTTGCTCTGGGGTACGGTACCATTGCGGTTTTCGAGAAGGATGGACAACACAAGTACACCAAGAGAAATGTCTATGCTATTCCTGCACAAGTGTCAAGAGAGGAAAGCGACCACTTGTATCACGTGAATACCATAAGTTCGAATCCTAGCTCCGACAAACTGATCATCACCACGGGGTGGTCTCAATTATTTTGCGCAACACTATGGGGACCAGATTTAAAAGTCGATCCAGAGCCTCAAATGGTCGACGTGATAGGTCACCATTTACATCATGGACCTATCGGAGGTCTATCCATTTGTACCTGGAAATCGCACCTTGTGACGTTTGGCGAACTAGATCGCAGCGTGAGAATGTGGGATTACGAGACTGAGAGTTTGATCATGGTGAAACAGTATTTGGAAGATATCTCTTGTATTGTATTGCATCCGACAGGTCTCTTCTGTCTGATTGGGTTCAGCGATAAGCTGAGATTTATGAGCATTTTGTTCGACGATTTTTTAACGATGAAAGAATTTTCCATCAGAAATTGTAAGATCGCTGCATTTAGTTATGGTGGACAGATGTTTGCAGCTGTTAATGGAAATATTATTCAAGTATACGCGACGATCGACTTCAATACTCGATTTTTactcaaag GCCATACCGAGATAATAAGAGGAATAACGTGGTCACAAGATGATGCGAGGCTCGTTAGTATAGGATCGGAGGGAGCCGTATATGAATGGGACATGAATACCGGCCTCAGATCAGCGGAAGTGGTTCTAAAGGGGATGACGTTAAATGGCATCGTTTTGTCCGCTGACGGAGTTACGGCTTACTGCATATCTAGCGATAATCGCATTCACGAAATCAAAGAAAATACG GTGATTCGCGCGTACAATATGCCTGGCATACAGCCCAGTAGTATAGTGATGGGAAAAGACGACTCGCTCATGTTTCTCACTTATCCTGGCGGATTCGTCGCATCTTTGAAGTATCCCCTAACCGACCCTGTCGAATTCAATGAATATCACATTCATTGCTCGAATATTTCTCAG ATGGTTTTAACGTACGACGAACAAGTGCTGATAACGACAGGAGTCGACGGCACCCTGTGTTTCTGGAAAGTTTCCTACGTCGATGGCAAAACGTCGGCTTTGAGAAGAGACCTCCTCTACTCCGATCAGATCCTTATCAGCAGGAACGACTTGGGAGATAAAGTTCACGCCATTCGTGACCTCAACACTCGCATAAAGGAACTGGAGACCGAGCACGTGTACAAGATGCGCCAGACGACTCTGCAGCACAACGACAAGCTGAGAGAGATCCATCAGAGCTACTGCGAGGCGATCGAGGAACTGCGCGACAAGATCGACAAGCTCGAGGAGGATCACACTAACGAGATCAATACTATCAACGTGGAGATAGCCAGAACGAAAGCGGCCCACGAGGAGGCCATGCGTCAAATGGAGATCGGATACGATTCGAAGCTCATAGTCGAGTACGACAAGTACCAAGCATTCGAGGAGCGCAATAATGCCATGCGCGAGGACTACGAACAGAGATTAACCGATCTAgcgaaagcgagcaaagctgAACTGG AGGAGACGATAGGCAAGTACGAAGCGCGACTTCGGGAAAAAGATCTCCAGCTAAAAGAGGCTCACGAAGAGATGGCCCAGGAGGTCCGGATACACGAGATCATCAAAGCCCAGATCGAAGACGACGCGGATCGCGAGATCGTAGAATTGCGTACGAATTACGAGGCAGCCTTGTGCGAGGAGCGCGCATTGGTATTGAAGCTCAAAGGCGAGGCAGGAGTTTTGAGAAACAAGCACGCCATGAGTCAGAAAGACGCCGAGGATCTGAAATGGCAGCTGAATAGCTTGCGAGACGAGTATACCCAATTGAAAGGCAGAAAAGAGGAGCTCGAGAAAGACGTGGTGGATTTGAAGAGCGAACTGCAAGACAGAGACTCGACGATACTCGACAAAGAGAAGACCATAGACGAGCTTGGACTGGCTAACCAGGAACTCGAGAAGTTCAAATTCGTGCTGAATCATCGAATAACCGAATTGCAAGCTCAAATAGAACCGCGCGACAAGCAGATCAACGAGCTCAAGGACAAAATCGCTGACATGGAGTTGGAGCTGCTGGGTCTGAACAAGACGAATCAAAATCTGGAGTTGAAGCTGTACGAGCTAAGAGAAAAGCTAAGCGCCGCGAAGCGGGAGATTCAAATCGAGACACAGCGGCGTAAACGATGCCAGCAGGTATCGAGAAAGATCAGGATCGAGTTGCTCGATACAGCGGCACTGATACAAGAACCGAATGCCTTGAAGAGCGCTATCATAAAGCTGTACCATCGCTACAGCGACAGCGAGGAGTTCTTGCGAAATCACAAGGCAGACCTGGACGCTCAGTGCGAATTCATGAAGCAGAGGGACCACCTCGAGAAGACCATCAGTTTACTGAAGAAGCAGATAGCGCAGAATAACTCGGGATACCTCGATGTACAGCTCGACAAAATACTCGAAGAGAACATAACGCTGCTGACGGAATTGAATGCCCTGAGAGAGGAATTGAAGGCTGCGCAGAGGCACATCGCCGACATGGAGAGTCTGCTGGGTTTGAAAGGCAGAGACACTGGACCCATGGAAGCCAGAGCTAAGCTGGCCAAAGCTTGTCACGGTAACGAAGAACTGGAGCAGAATTACAAAGAGCAGATCCAAGAGTGCCAGAGAATAATCAACGTCTTGAAGGAGGATATCGATAGGCTGATCAGCAGATTGACGGAGAAGAGTACCAAAAAGCCGGAACAATGA